The genomic region GAAAAAACAAAACCCCACTTAAGTTCACCAAAAATGTATAAAGATAACAAATTTGAAGCCAAAAGCACTAACCAGACCTTGAGATCTTTCGAATCATAATGAaccaaaaagagagaaaaagcacACTTACCTCTTTTATCATATCAGCCTTCCTGGCCAGAACAGCGGCAGACAACAACCTAGGCAAACGATCAAACTCAGCAGCCTCAATCCTAGGAGGCCAGACTGATGGGCTTTTGTAGCAAAGGAAGACATGGCGTTGATAGAACTGGACAGTGCCAGAGATTGGACTTTGCTGTCTAAAGTCAGGCCTTGAGAAACCAAACTCAACATCACTGTTACTGGGACTAGCTGTTTCAGCAGCTAGAAGACCCTCGTTTGAGTAACTCCCAGAAGCACTTCCGATGTGGGAAGATGGGTCTTGGAGATAACGGTCAAGGTGGTCTGAAACTGTGATTGGAGAAGAGGTCGATGATGGGTTTGTTGGGAAAGTTAATGACTCTTCTCTTTCTCTGCTACTTGACATCATTCCAAGGCACAAAGAGTGGTAGAAAGAATGGGTTTTAGGGGATGGAAAAAGGAAGAGTACTGTTTCAAGAAAatgatggttttttttttcttcagagAGAGAAAGGGATGGTTGGCCTTTAAGAGCGATGAaaggccttttttttttttttttgggggaagtTTTAACTTCCAGAGTTTCCAGTGGCACGGGAAAGACaagatttttctttttaatggatttgttttgaaatttgtaGTCTTTTCcatattttaacttctttttcccatgttaatatttttttgtatttttcttgtttatatttttttctttcaaattttaggaTAATTCACTAAATTTTCAATTGATTTAAGACTTGAGAGTGTTGAATGATTTCTATTGTTAAGTAGGCTGTTCTCATGCATGGGCTTTAAGAGCATTTTCATTTTCAGTGTGATTGATTTCATCTAAATGGACTTTGCTTTCATTTGTCAAAATATTAAGAGGAAAAGGCTCACAagtctcttttcttttttccacCCCCACCCCCACCCCCTTATCTATATCATGCCATCAAATTAATTACTAAAAGAGACTCACATGTTGACATCAATAATTGAGATTGGTACTGGTGATACCATAAGATTTTCTCTCATCTAAGGTATGCCCACTTTGGTCATACtcttgtttttatttatatataaaatcaacTAGATTCACCTGCTTCTCATTCCTCAATCAAAATAATGCAAATTAGACAAGTTTCAGGCTGATAATCAGGATGTGAAGAACATTTattgtgtgtgtgtatatatatatatattctaccagtCATTTGAGTGACCAAAAACATCAAAGCTTAACTTTGCTTAGTGCCGAAGGCTCGTCAACATCATTGCTGCCACATTGCTCTCCAAGAACTTTTGGCACTTAAAACAACACAAACATTCATTTCCATTGCCAAGTCATCAATTAacctaatagtaataatataCACAAGTCATTTACTCCACTTTGCTTGCAAACTAATCCTTAGATATTCCACTTTAAATTCCTCACACAAGAATAACAGGGATTTGATTTCACAGTTCTCAGATGTACACACAACCAAATATGTTTCTCTCAACCATTGATAAATGTACAAAGATCAGGCAAATCAATGTTACAGAGTCTTCTCACCAGGCAGATACGACGGAGATCCACCCTCAATTTGGTTCTTTCTTCGATTGAAGATACCGCTGATATTAGGTAAAAGCACCTTTTTCGAGACAGAAGACTTCTCTTTTTCCAACATTTTAGCCTGCACAATTTTCTCTGGTGGGTTCTGCTTTTGAATTCTGTAGTGCTGCGGGGATGATTCTGTTGACATCTGTGCTTCTATCAGAATCCGAGATGCAGCTGCAACTGCTTTCTTCTGTTCCTTTTCACGCCACTTCCGGAGCTCTCCCTCCACAGCCCTCTTTGCAGCTTCAGCCATCTCTGCCCTCTTCAAAGCATCTGCAGTTGCAACCTTCATATCTTCAATCTCTTTTTGAGTTGCCTCTAGTCTCTTAAGGGCCTCATTTTCACTAGCCTTCACAGCTTCGACCTGAGCCATGGCAGCTGCCACTTTCATTTCAGCTATATTATCAGACTCTTCAACTTTACGACTCAAAGACTCGAACTCTTCCCTGGAGATAGTTATATTGGCTCCAGATTCAGAGGTTGAGGCACGTGCAGCATTTGTTTTCTCAGAAAGCATCTTTATTTGATCAAGTGCCCTAGTCTCGGCTTCTTTTGCAGCTTCAGCTTCTTCCAGAGCAACTACCAGCTGCTTATCTGCTTCCTGAAGTGCAATTCTCGAGGCTTCAGCTTCCAACTTTAACTTCTCAGCTTCCATTTTCATCTCTTCCGCTTTTTGCCGTGCATTTTCTGTTTCCACTGATAGCTGTTGGAGGGTTGATAACATTTCTGCACAGGCACCTCTTGTTTTGGATTCCTCCGAAAGGAAAGTTTCAAGCTCTGATTTACTTTTCCGAAGCTTGACATGCAGATTCCCAGCAATGGACTCAGTTTCCGCTTCCTTCTCCTTCAGCTCAGAATGCTCTTTATTCACATTTTCTAGTTCCACCTTAAGAGACTCCACCAAACTCCTCAAGGAATTCTCTTCTTCAGCGACTTTTTGCAGCGATTCTTTAGCACCATCTAGCTCTGAAGTAATAGTTCGCACAGACTCCAGATCGGAAGCCTTTGCACTTTCCATCTGTTTCTGCAAAGACCCAATCTGATTATCTGTTTCAAGCAGTTGAGCTTCAAGATTTCGCATAAGTTCAGGGTCAAACTCATTCTTCAAAGCAAGCAACTTCTTTGTTGACTCTTCAAGGGTAGCTTTATATAATTGCTTCTGAGTGTCCTTTTCAGCAAACATTTTAGCTTGTTCTTGCTGTGTTTCAAGAGATGCAAGCTTCACTTGTCCGATCGACTCCTGTACATATGAAATTTCCCTAGAGAGCTCTCCAACCTTCTCCATGTTAACCTTAGCTGCATGTTCAGCTTCTTCTGTTTGGTTGAAGGCAGCAATTTTCACTTCTAAGGATGCATTACAGTCCTGACGGACCTTCCTCAATTCTTGTTTAGCAGCATCAAGTTCAGTAATTACAGTCATGTATTGTTCCCTTGCAGTTTCCGAGTCCTGGCTCCTAGTTCCATCGGGTCCGGGAAGAATACCAGAATTTGCTTCTTCAATCTGCTTAGCCTTATTCTTTGCAGCTTCTGTAGCCTTGACTGCACAATCCTTGGACTCGTTAACAGTTTTGAGTTTGTGTGAGAGTTCCTCAGCTGTTTTTTTAGCCCTTTCTAGCTCTACAAGTGCTTGAGCCTTAGTTATCTCAGCATTTGATAAGTGTTCCTTTAACTTGTTCAACTCTTTTTGAGTAAGGTGAAGCTGAGTCTCCTTGGCTAGAACTCTCTGCAACTCAAATCCAAATAAGAATAGAAGATTAGTGGACTATCGAGATTTCCCAGCAATCCATCCCTGAAGCTCTGGTTGTGCAGTTAGTAATTGAACAATGAGAACATTAATATATGCAGCTTAGAAAGACGTCAAAAGACTCCTTACATAGGCTTCTCAGCCTTCACATAAAATAGATGCTTTACTCATAATCCTGAGTGGTACCGTTCTTAtgctttttaatatttacaatcaTTAGAGATGATCGAGAACCAGAGAATatacaaatgaaagaaagaaCTTGACACATACTACTACGACTTGACACAAAATTTCAGGTGAAAGAAGAAAGAGAACTTCTGCGAATCAGTATTACCTCTGCAGAGTGAGCTTTTGCCTTTTTCATGGCAGGTTTTTCCCCAGAGAAAGCACCTTCACCAAATAGAGTGACAGCATCTTTAACAGATTGGAAAGGTGCACTAGTATCTATCTCTCCCACCTCCACTTTCTGAGAGTCAGTGGCATTCTGGCGTCCCTTTGCAACCATAATGTTTTGCTTGTTCGTTATTACTCTGAACTTCACAAGttcaataaagaaaaaataagtcGGGCGATGTGAGCTCCCAATCACCATGTCTCAGAAGAAAGAATAAGAAATGTAGTCTCAAAGAAATTTCTAGTCTCTTCAGCCAACTGATTCTTTGGCATTACTGTATGGCTAAACGTCTTAATAAGATGAGCTGATCACAACATAGACCA from Gossypium arboreum isolate Shixiya-1 chromosome 1, ASM2569848v2, whole genome shotgun sequence harbors:
- the LOC108483492 gene encoding WEB family protein At5g55860 isoform X2, whose protein sequence is MVAKGRQNATDSQKVEVGEIDTSAPFQSVKDAVTLFGEGAFSGEKPAMKKAKAHSAERVLAKETQLHLTQKELNKLKEHLSNAEITKAQALVELERAKKTAEELSHKLKTVNESKDCAVKATEAAKNKAKQIEEANSGILPGPDGTRSQDSETAREQYMTVITELDAAKQELRKVRQDCNASLEVKIAAFNQTEEAEHAAKVNMEKVGELSREISYVQESIGQVKLASLETQQEQAKMFAEKDTQKQLYKATLEESTKKLLALKNEFDPELMRNLEAQLLETDNQIGSLQKQMESAKASDLESVRTITSELDGAKESLQKVAEEENSLRSLVESLKVELENVNKEHSELKEKEAETESIAGNLHVKLRKSKSELETFLSEESKTRGACAEMLSTLQQLSVETENARQKAEEMKMEAEKLKLEAEASRIALQEADKQLVVALEEAEAAKEAETRALDQIKMLSEKTNAARASTSESGANITISREEFESLSRKVEESDNIAEMKVAAAMAQVEAVKASENEALKRLEATQKEIEDMKVATADALKRAEMAEAAKRAVEGELRKWREKEQKKAVAAASRILIEAQMSTESSPQHYRIQKQNPPEKIVQAKMLEKEKSSVSKKVLLPNISGIFNRRKNQIEGGSPSYLPGEKTL
- the LOC108483492 gene encoding WEB family protein At5g55860 isoform X1, giving the protein MVIGSSHRPTYFFFIELVKFRVITNKQNIMVAKGRQNATDSQKVEVGEIDTSAPFQSVKDAVTLFGEGAFSGEKPAMKKAKAHSAERVLAKETQLHLTQKELNKLKEHLSNAEITKAQALVELERAKKTAEELSHKLKTVNESKDCAVKATEAAKNKAKQIEEANSGILPGPDGTRSQDSETAREQYMTVITELDAAKQELRKVRQDCNASLEVKIAAFNQTEEAEHAAKVNMEKVGELSREISYVQESIGQVKLASLETQQEQAKMFAEKDTQKQLYKATLEESTKKLLALKNEFDPELMRNLEAQLLETDNQIGSLQKQMESAKASDLESVRTITSELDGAKESLQKVAEEENSLRSLVESLKVELENVNKEHSELKEKEAETESIAGNLHVKLRKSKSELETFLSEESKTRGACAEMLSTLQQLSVETENARQKAEEMKMEAEKLKLEAEASRIALQEADKQLVVALEEAEAAKEAETRALDQIKMLSEKTNAARASTSESGANITISREEFESLSRKVEESDNIAEMKVAAAMAQVEAVKASENEALKRLEATQKEIEDMKVATADALKRAEMAEAAKRAVEGELRKWREKEQKKAVAAASRILIEAQMSTESSPQHYRIQKQNPPEKIVQAKMLEKEKSSVSKKVLLPNISGIFNRRKNQIEGGSPSYLPGEKTL